accccggcaaaGCTACGccaacgccccggttgtcgccagTGGTgtccaggtggagccccggtgcatGCCGgaagagtcccggtatagctacggtacatcggtaaatCGACGCTCTTCCGGGACGCcaccggctttcaccggggctccgccggggcattaccggcgaagACCGGGGTctaaccggggcgttgccgtactCTGCCGGCGTCTGATGCCGTAATAGCcgcggtgagtgccggcggagtaACGGTATACCGGGGAtttgccgggacgctgccggctttcaccggggcccCATCGTTGCATTatcggcgacaaccggggctctgccggggcttcaccaggataaaccgtagctagtccaGTGTTGACCGGGAGTCTGCCGGGTTCTTGACCGGCTTCAACAGtaacgtcatcatcatcatcatcatcatcatcaccatcatcatcatcatcgtcgtcatcatcatcatcatcatcatcatcatcatcatcatcatcatcatccatctaAGCATCTTCATCACCAACACCAACAAGTTTCTCATTTAAAACAATAGCACCCCATTCATCACTTATTTGTGTTCCTCTCCTTTATCCAGCTCGACTACGAAGACGAGCCCGTGGACTTGGGTCAATATGCCTGGTACTGGGGCGAGACTCACCAGGAGCTCGTGCGTCGCGAGCTGTCACGTGCGCAAGACGGAAGTTACCTCGTGCACCACACGGGCGATATCGAATTCCACATGCTGGCGGTCAAGTATGGGTTTGATACTTCATATTGAGTGCCGACAGCTCTTTGTTTGTTATCGGCATAGCTACTGATATATTTATCGATAGCTCTTAAATGGGTTACCGAATGTAACTCTTTTCTTGGTTGTTGAGTTGTCagatattaaatatttatcttcgttggttgttttatattaaacattcaaaaGCACAGTTTATTTAATAACAGTAACGAACAATAATAAACTAGTCTTTAAATCTATGATTTTCGGTCCAATCTTCTACAAGTACACGtaaatttatgattttaaacaaaagttgtCTTATATTGTTATGAGTTATCACACTTGACAATGTTCGATTACGCGCATGCTTCTTAAGAAGCGTGGATAATATTTGGCCATTTCCATTTCGTAAGCTagaatgtgaaaacaaaacaaatgaagaATTTATTTGTTTCATCATATTTGTGGCGTATTGTATGTTGTTCATATCTAcagtttacattttgtattttattgagaTCATACGATTTTGGAAAGTTTTAATGAAACATTTTACGGGATTTTTCTGTTTCATAAGTTATATTTATGCATATCCGCTTTAACCttgcaaaatacatttcatttaaatcGTATTCTATAAGAAACAGAGTTAGGAGGAAGAGTAAAATATCAGTAATAATCGTATCGCTTTTTTTACGCtgatgtaataaataaaatataaaactcaCAAAGCATGACattgaaatacataaatatttgttgAGGTACATATGTTCactataataaataaacacattcaGCAGATAAGGTTTTGCTGGTTAAGTAAATttacacaaaagcattttttcattttaagtatatgtatatgcgtttaaaaatattttaaaagtgcaCTCTAACCCAAAATCGCGTCTTCCTGCTTACACTGACATTTTCATTATTGTGTTTCATGGTTGATTGAGAGACCTTTGTATTGCTTCTATTGGAACACTTTAAAATGAGGAGCAAATAAACGATTGTGCTTATTTAAGCTTCCGTGTTGCTTGTTTTGTATTTGAGAGCTTATCTCATGAAATAGTTGCTGTTATCTATGTTCTCACCTATCAGCTTACACAATTACagttacatatttatataaaataagtttttatcgTCGTTATCCCGTTACACTTCCGGGATACAATACGAATACTTTTATAACATGACAAGCTCAATGTTACGTTGCTAAATGGCACAAACAGCAGCAcgatttaattataataattttaaaataatgtgtctGCTATAGTGAGAATGGACAAAATGTTTACTCTGTCGATGCTGATCTCTATGTTATCGGAACTGAATGTTATCTCAAAATCGACATTATTTCGgtcaatttttaatttataaaaatcgtCCGATGTCATGAAAATTGAAGTCACAACTTATTTGACCTAACCCTGTAACGATAAGCTGCGAGTAAAATACTAATTTCCTCGTGACAGGGTCGGGGATGATATCGTTTGGCAGCCTATCTACTGTCGGGACGGGCTGGTAGGTTTCACGGAGCCCCTCGGCTTCGAGTCGTTCGAGGACGCCCTGGAGGCGTACACGGAGAGCCAGACGGAGACCCATGACACGCTGAGAAATCCCCTGCCCAAACCGGACTTCTCGAAGCTGGTAAAACAACACGCACAGTTTGAACCTTTAGCACTCAGATACGCACATTTAACCGTGCGCAGCagcttagaaaatcaaattaaattaaaacatttcttactagattcaagtttacaATCTTCATTTTACATCTAAAAGGTACTGATGAtaagcaaatagcataaaacctgaacagattgcgagttactggcaggctgttctggttttatggtagttgcatatagccattttcactttgattctgaaTAGGGAAAGGTTAAGTCGGCGATTGCGCCAGATGAGGGTTGATTTTCGTTTAGGAGAGAATATATTCAAACGAAACATTTTATataagcgggaagtgtcgtcccttattaagcctgtgtggactgcacaggctaatctatgatgacCCTTTACGAACATTGATTATgtccagttttcctagaacgaggcttagttggttgtgttgttttttcacagCGCGAGACACACGCGACAATGAAGCCCGTTCAGCTGCTGAAGAGACTACGAGACACGCACGGCCTTCTGGGTCAGCGGATAGATGAACTGGACAACGTGGAAGGCTGTATTGAGAGACTTGAACAAGTAGGTGTAGCTGTATCAAGAGTAGCCGTATGCAGCTTTATTAGAAAACTGCAGTGTAAAGCGCATGTATTGTAATGTAGATTTATCGAGAACGTGAATACTAAAAGACAACGTTATAATGAAGCTTGGTTGaataaagaaaatgaaaacaggCACTTATATACGTGTGTATTGTAAATTCTGTTTACAAGCTCTTTTTAATATGACAGGAAATCGAGGAGAAGAGCAAGTCGACGGAAGCGTACGGCGTGCTGATCAAGGTCGTATCTAAGCAACTGGAGAAGACGAATGAACTCACGAGCTCGTCCAGCGACAGGCTGGATGAGTAGGTGTTTGCTTGTACTAGTATTTGATCCTCGTTCTGGGTAAAcagggctaaatacatgtgcgtaaagtgtcgccccatattagcctgtgcaatccgaacAGGTTaggcagggacaacacttttctgcTTTCGTTTTTCGTTTACATTACTACTACACAAaaacccagtttaggcggaaagtgtcgtccctgattagccaggcttatatgggacgacacttagcgAACAtacattaagccatgtttttccagaacgaggctctagTATTTCTTACGCTGGTGTGTCTTGTGCGAAACTGTTAAGTGTGTGACAACCTGAATAAGAATAAAGTAAATAATACTAGTAAACTAATTCCAAACATACATGCGTCAATCTCTGTAGTTTATAATGTAACATGCGCGTGGCGATGTTCTTTTGCAATAGTGCACAGTTTTAAAGAGATTTGTTCAGAGATTGCATCTTTCACAATTTTCTAAATTAACACCGattcaaaacataacataacTATGTACTTTTTAAAAGGAAGAGAAATGACATTCaagacatacacacatactgaaaatatgaacctCCCTATGGTACAATGGGACTTAAGTGTCGTTGTAGATAAGTccgcacaggtaaatcagggCGACACAtattgcctaaactggattttcgctaagaagagacgtcctttaaacgaaaaataccataaacgcgtaaaaatgtcgtccctgattaacccgtgcggactgcacatgctggtctgggacgacacttgaagtACTTGCACATTTACCTTTCAAGGTGTAAGATTTAAAGTGATGCCATTGACAGGATCAACAACAACTGCACGGCACTCACCAAGCGACTGGAAGGTCTGCGACAAGAGCAGACGGCAATTGAGAGAGAGCGTACTTCACTGGTTACAGAAAGGAACGAACAGTCCAAACTGTCCACACGTTGTCTAGATGGAATTAGAGATCTGGAAAACGAGCTGCAGAAAATCAAAGAGTAAGTCGTCTTTGACTGaacaaacaattcaaataaagtagaaaataatacactttttttcGCAAATCTCAGCCTACATTCGAACATTTTTTCGGACAGCTGTCTCAACTGGGGTTCAGTGTATGCGCTTGTGTAGGTGTTTCCGTCCAATTTTATCCATACGTTATCGTCGGCACTTATCGGGCATATAGAGCCCAAGTTAGTTAAATAAAATTCGCCGCATCTCTGTTATTTGCATCTCATTATATGACACGAGGTATCGGTGCGTTTTTTATAACAATATGTTATACTGTGTGTTCACTCCAAAGACATTTTTCAAGTCATAGCTGTGCTAGATATTGACTTAGTATTACAGTGACAAGTTCGAGTTCTCTTGTAACGAGAGTTTTATCTGTTATTGCATGGGTATTATCGAGTTCTCGTTCAACACGATGTTGATCTTTTATTGCATGACAATATCGACATCTCGTTTTACGATAAAAACAATCTTTTTGTATTGACATTATCACATTCTTGTGCTACGAGCTGTTATTGCATTGGCATGAACGAGATCTTGTTTACGCGATGTTGACCTTAGAATGCATCAATTGACCTTTTTGGGTTCTCTTTTTACGAGCTGTTGACTATTATTTCAATGAAATTATCGAGTAAGGAAGCGTACatgtatggaagcgtatatggtacaccctgatgctgtgatgatgtcaacattctatgacggcatgatatgaaaaaggtatCATGGCGTAAAAAAAACCTCATCGtttcgactaaaactatgatggtaAGTCAtgttcacaagagcatgacgcccaaaattatgttgatttgtcgacttagatcatgtcgaccaaatattttttcgggaaaagccggaaacatttacgttgAGACTTTAACTTattgtcgttatggcgagtaaaataaGAGGGAAAaccctacaaaactatgacgacataccatgttatttcacagtaagtcgatataaactaatctggaatgaccatattatttgggtgtaccatatacgcttccgtgcATATACGCTTCCAAACTAGAACTCTCGTTATatttgttgttgatgtttgtCTGAGCGTCATTATCAAGTTCTTGGTGCATGAGATTCTTTACTTTTATTACAGTGACATTATCGAGTTCTCGCTGTACGAAAACTGCATGGGCACCATGATGCTATTTATAGATCATCTGCTGGCGTCTGACGTCACTGAATTCGCACAGAAGGTTGAGGAGTATGACATAGACAAAAGCATGGCAAAGTCAATTCTCAAAACGGAAAGTGACGGAACATTTATTGTGAGAACTAACAACGACCCCAATAAACCATACAGCATCTCTGTCAGGTGAATACATGAACCAGTTGGATAATTTATCAGATATGCATTTAGATTTCACAGTGCGTTATTTATCTAATTGATATTTGTCTATGCTTTCCATCTTTCACGTGTCCTTTTAGTTGAAGAATAGGCCCTATACCGATCATAAACATGCTTAATATTGGGTGCCTAACACGTACACTTAAGGCATCCGGTATTGTTTCACAAACccagaaataaacaaaaaataacgtCCACACTGGCTGGTCAACATTATCTAAAGATGAcaatggttaacccatttatgcctagtggactctccaatccttctaaattggttcaatttatttccaaaattagagatgtctagtatatttatttctatatttagaatatttcttacagaaattcctttaagcaaacagcgcagaccctgatgagacgccgcatcatgcggcgtctcatctgggtgtacgctctttgccaatgccctttttctagccgctaggcataaatgggttaatgtaacgACTTAAGGCTGCTGATGTATTCTCTTGCAGCTACTCAGACGCGGAAAACGAAGGACTTGTGGTTCATTTCCCGGTGAAACGGGACGATGGCTGCCTCGGGTTCGACGAGCAGACGTGCATTTTCCATGACATTCAGGACTTGGTCACGTGCTATGCTCGAATCCCGTTTGGTTCCCACGACAGTACGTATGGGGACTTAACTCTGGTCAGACAGGTCGAAAAGAAGGCAATCGAAGAAGGAAAAAGAGAAAGAAAATCATCAGTTTTCAGTACATTTGCAAGGAAGATGTCTTTAAAGTAGTGTCTCTGAAGTGCGTCGTAATTATAGTTTGTGGACTCGCTGCAAATCGAGAAAGGAGGGAGTTCAACTGACTCCGGTCTGACATACGCTCAACACACTGCGCTTTGATGACTTATAAACCTCTTGAATATTTCAATCTTATATATACTATAAAGATTTCGATTTTTTTACATGAACCCATAGACTTGACGTCACGGTGCTTATTCActgaatatttatgaatgaagtCGACGTCATTTTGTGTTCGTTTCATTTTTTGACGTCAGAGATAAGCACGGGTGTATGATTTCTCGCAAAAAAGAGCGGAATATAGGTTTAAAAAAGTGCTAATAGATATATTtaccaaaaaaaattattataaatttgtaGTTGAATGAAATAATGTTTGGCTCAGTAGGGTAAGTAGGGTGTTTGACTGTGGTGATACAAAACCGGTTTTCGTCACGATTCTTTTTATCAAATCTCCTAAGCATAGAAACTCAAAATCGTAGGTTATGAATGCAATAACCAACAGAATGCCACAATTTCTTTCTCGAATAACGTTCCATTTTTTTAATCACGTGATAGACAAGAGGCGCCTTGAGCTGTGCACCTGGGTTTACCTGATGTGTGTTCACTTTGTATTACTTTGTATTGATCGTAGGGTTTGGTGGTACTTTTACGGATGCGGCTGGCATGAACGTTGCTAGTCTACCAGACGGAGCGCAGAAAAATCTAATTGAGTCGTATTTCGGGCCCACTGGTATCGAATATAACCTGGGACGAATCCCAATCGCTAGCAATGACatgtcaacaaatatttattCGTACGACTTCACCCGGGGAGACATTTACCTATCCAAATTCACCATAGCGGCCTACGATCACCTGTACAAGCTCCCGTATATCGATCAAGCGGTGGTTGCTAGCCGTCGCAATCTGTCGCTCTTCGCGAGTCCGTGGTCGTCCCCTGACTGGATGAAAACCAACGACAACATGGTCGGCGTCGGAACAATACTGCCCGAGATGATGAAAGTGTACGCTGATTACTTAAGCCGGTTTCTTCGGGAGTACGAGTCGTTTATGTTCCACGGGCGCATGTGGGGTCTGACGACCCAGAGCGGCCCGGTGCGAAGCTGCAGTAACGACAGTCTCCCGGAGTATCAATCCGTCTGCTGGTCCCCTCAGAACATGAGCGACTGGATCAAATACGACCTAAAGAGGTCGCTGGAGGATAACGGATACGGCCATATCAAGTTGTTCACTATGGACGACAACCTGGACGTACTTGACAACTGGAGACGCGCGTTTGACGCAATCTCTCTGAACCTCGTGGACGGATTTGCCGTACAAGGTTATCACGACAACGTCAGTGACGACAACACGACAAATTACAACAACGCGTCTTCGCCAATGTGCGATATGTTCTCACTTCACCCCGACAAGATTCTCCTAGGCTCGGAGTACTGTATAAGGTCCAGAACGGAACTGGGCAGCTGGGAAAGAGGCGCGGACCTTGCCAAGCACGTGTTCCACACGCTTCAGAACTGCGGATCGGGGTTCACGCACTATAATCTAGCCGTGGACTTGGATGGTGGGCCGAGTTGGGTATACAATTACGCCGATAGCCCGATAGTGGTGGACGCAAAGCAAGCAAAGGGGGGCGTACCTGTA
This sequence is a window from Dreissena polymorpha isolate Duluth1 chromosome 16, UMN_Dpol_1.0, whole genome shotgun sequence. Protein-coding genes within it:
- the LOC127862725 gene encoding phosphatidylinositol 3-kinase regulatory subunit gamma-like, yielding MFMDYDRLSLSRPDQSRNKHPIHHLFVFLSFIQLDYEDEPVDLGQYAWYWGETHQELVRRELSRAQDGSYLVHHTGDIEFHMLAVKVGDDIVWQPIYCRDGLVGFTEPLGFESFEDALEAYTESQTETHDTLRNPLPKPDFSKLRETHATMKPVQLLKRLRDTHGLLGQRIDELDNVEGCIERLEQEIEEKSKSTEAYGVLIKVVSKQLEKTNELTSSSSDRLDEINNNCTALTKRLEGLRQEQTAIERERTSLVTERNEQSKLSTRCLDGIRDLENELQKIKDDIIEFSLYENCMGTMMLFIDHLLASDVTEFAQKVEEYDIDKSMAKSILKTESDGTFIVRTNNDPNKPYSISVSYSDAENEGLVVHFPVKRDDGCLGFDEQTCIFHDIQDLVTCYARIPFGSHDSTYGDLTLVRQVEKKAIEEGKRERKSSVFSTFARKMSLK
- the LOC127862726 gene encoding lysosomal acid glucosylceramidase-like, whose protein sequence is MSTNIYSYDFTRGDIYLSKFTIAAYDHLYKLPYIDQAVVASRRNLSLFASPWSSPDWMKTNDNMVGVGTILPEMMKVYADYLSRFLREYESFMFHGRMWGLTTQSGPVRSCSNDSLPEYQSVCWSPQNMSDWIKYDLKRSLEDNGYGHIKLFTMDDNLDVLDNWRRAFDAISLNLVDGFAVQGYHDNVSDDNTTNYNNASSPMCDMFSLHPDKILLGSEYCIRSRTELGSWERGADLAKHVFHTLQNCGSGFTHYNLAVDLDGGPSWVYNYADSPIVVDAKQAKGGVPVFYKQPMFYTMGHFSKFITAGSVAIEMFTLEDVPAGIYSVGFMRPDNYIVVVVGNFGSKENIVGFRDSRYYFEFSMEASSIHTFIWMHTADA